The nucleotide sequence CAGAAGAGCTGGGTATAATCTAGGCTATGTCACTTCCTAGATTTGAGAAGATGAATTAGTTACTGATTATCTATGAAcctttctcatctgtcaaataggaataatgatattccctccttccttcttcaatATAGTgatgaataatatttattattaaaacatgAGGGGACCATGGAATCGAAATTTTTCTCAtcattgatgagcaaattgagatCTAGACTGGGTCCATGATCACACAATTAATCATTCTGATAGCTAGgatttcaaatccaggtctcctggGTGCAAATTCAAAATTCCATCTACCACaccaagtgctttgtaaactacaAGGTGATAAAGAGATATCATTATCCCTAATACATTATGAATTATGAATTAAAGTCTTCAATGGATATcaagccagacttagagacaggaagacctgggttcaagtctaagCTAACACATATTGGCTGTATAagcctaggtaagtcacttaatctctctgactTTAAGCTGCAGAGCAACTGTTGGTCTGTCTTGGCAGAGGAAGTTTCACTGGAGAACTCTAAGGGAGAACGCACTGGAATTTCCTGTTTAAATGAGAGCAAAGGTCTAAGTCAAAAGAAATTGTGAAATTATGAGTAGAAATATTACTTGAGATGATCTCCACTCACAGAAGCATTAATGAATTATTTGTCACATCAAGTAAAGCTAATGACCCAATTGTCTGACTGGTTGGACTCAGCAATTAGGTGACAGGATGTCTTCCACCCAGGGTGTGCCAACTGCCTGTGAATAGTGTCTCTATAAGATTATAATATGTAGGTGGAGAATACCTTGTGGGCATATAAAAGTGATCCCATTCTTAGGACTATCCCACTACCCTCTGTGGAGAAGTCCCTTGCCAGTGAGTAATACCAGCTCTCCCAGTTTACCATGAAGATCGCTGGCTTTCTACTGCTATTTGCCCTGGCTCATCTCTGCTTAACCTCTGGTGAGTAAAACAGAATTCCTTCCCTAAAGGTACTTTAACCCTAGGGTTTCCTCAACTGGTCTCAACAAGATAAATTTTCCTGCTAGATATAGGAAATTGAAAGGTTTTCCAGAGAAAATAATAGAAGGAATCCTAGTATAAATTTTAGGGGACTTGGTCTCAGGGTCTTGCTCTGACATTCATTCATTATGTGACCACAGGTTAGTGACTTCTTTTCACTGAAGTTGTATCCTaggctataaaatgaagacaatgatACTTGGCCTTCCTCCTTTACTGTACtgtcttgaggatcaaatgaaatagcatagaAAACTCATGATAGTATTACACAAATGTCATTTATTACTCTTATTCCAAGAATTAACTGATTGCGTTGATTGCGGCATAAAATGTGTTATTGTGGAAAAAATCCTTCCTTGTaaatcaaaagatctgagttcagaaaGCTTGAACTCTGCCACTGATTTTCTAGGTGACCATGGAAAAGTTAATTATCTTCTCTTGGCTCTAGTTTTTATATCTGTAGAAAGAGCTTGTTCTAAAGTTCTCTTCAGCTCCAACAAGACATGAGatgtttgaaaagcacttagcagtgtttaataaataatatttatctacTAAATGTTTCTTTACTTTCATCCTTCCAATGTCATAGAACTAGTAAAAATGAAAACTCAGTTCCTAGTCCAGGACTCTTTACTCTAAGTCAAGTGCTTGTTTCATGACACTTATGTGGTTAGatgtgagagaaaagaaataaagcttTTAGACTGACCTGGGTTGAACAAGACCAGGAtatataggacagtgatggcaaaccttttaaagacagaGTGCTAAGCCTCAACTCCCTTCCCTCCGCAGATAGTatgccctgccccctccccacacacacagaggaaagaAGCACTCTCACTGGGCTACTGGGTGGAAGGGTGGGTGAAATGAAGGATGCCCttagtgagtgtagagagggggaggggagtggcataagcactctgctcccctccagttctgcttcctgtgagccacccaccttacccactgtgcactcccattgggccgAGGAgtgagggatgtgaaaaaatgtcttcagatgtggtggagaagagaaagggagcaggtctgcccaagtccctctgcctttctagtaaagaactctggggtgggagggtgggtggccaagtgcccatagagagggctgtgtgtgccatctttggcatccatgccatgAGTTCATCATCACTGCTATAGGATTTTCTCTATATAGTGAACAATGATATTTCAGAACCTAAGACATGCATGACTTAAACATGGTTTTGATCACTGACTTGAGGGGGAAGAATAAATTGAACCCTCcactgatttttttctatatatatatatttctgtcttAGATGTTGAAGATGAGAATTTGGGGGAAGTAAGTACATTGTTTTTATTCCCTTATTTTTCATTGCCATTTCATTGTCATTGGACAAGTCTTTATGAGCACATAGATCTATGTTACATGGTGGGGATCAAGAAGATCCCCAAAAGGGGGGTGGGCTTATTtcagtggatttggagtcagaggacatggattTGAGTTTTAGGTCTTtcattagctatatgacttttCGTTTTctgagatttgttttttttttcatctgtaaaatgagatgaataatGCTTGTACTATCAGTCTCACAAAACTATTATATAGAAAGTTCTCTGTTAACTGTGAGTTATTATTACATGCAGTGATTTCTAATTGAAAGAGTTCTCTCCTTGAGACTAGGAGATAAAGGTtctaattaaagaagaaaactttCCCTGCTTGGTAAAtttagtttattcatttgtaaaatatcagGATTGAACTTGATCACTAAACTTACTTCTACATCTGTAAATAGGAACAATGAAAGGTGAAGCTTGAATTTGGGAAGTAACATCCTTGCCTCACTATCCCtataaaaaaaacctttggaAAGTAAAGTACTCTTAAGTAAACCTGGCAGCCACATTTGAAGTGAaatacttattcaatgctatctGAGTATAGTGTTGTTTTTTGCTTCTATGTTTCCCCCTTTTTTGAGAGGACTGACAATACTGAATTTGTTTTACTACACTTTCTGGTGTATataggttttggttttggtttttggttttttttactaTTCCAAATGTTAGTATCCACTGatccattttaaaagaattttgaaaaaaaaaacaccctggTAATATTAGGAAATCTTGTAGACAGATAGAAGAGGATTTTCCAGAATACATTGGTCTTGCcaacttcatttttatttgtggTGTATTGTTAAGAAGGAACTGGAGCTCTGCCACCCAGGGGTATATCCTGATCTAAAAACAACTTCTCTcacagaagaaaagatgaaatggaTCCATAGAATATCAAAGGACACAAAAAGTCTAAACTGGAATAGATATTATTAACATGGAACCtcagaactgaaaaataaagcattaaatgttttagctggaaggaactttagaaataaGAATATTATTTATTCAAGCTGGAATGTACCTTGGAGATCAGAAGTGACagggacctagaaggtaagacaTAGAGtgatagagctggaaggaatctcagcaATTACTTAGGACAAatgcttcattttatagttgaaaaaagaaagagaaagaaataatttaagtgaGAACTTCCAGTAAGTTCATGTCAGAGCCAGGACTTTAAAGCATCTCTTTAGACTTTAGAACAGTAGTCTTTTCTATTAACTACAGTGACCTGCCTGTGTTGCAGAAGCTTATGAGGTCAAAAATCgtgaatgctctctctctccatctctgtctctatttttcccttccccctcctctttcttctttctaggaAGACTGTGATTATTATAAGAAGTTTCCATTGGAAACTATTTCCTGCCCTGTTGAATATTTCCCTGTTTGTGGCTCTGACTTCATCACTTATGGGAATGGATGTCATCTATGTGTAGCGAATTTGTGAGTATGGAAGGGGATAAAGGAATGGTAAGGAGGTGAGGGTCTCTGCCTCAATATATACATAGCACTTGCTTTTCTGATTGAACTACTCAACTAAACTCTCATGAAAATGAGGGAGACATGTATATAAACATTAGATAAATTCTTTCATGAAATACTTGTAGAAAAGGCAGTGACATATAGTCTTTAAAAGATCAATAGATTCAGAACTATCAAAATTAAAGGCCAAAAAAGTGATGGATAAATATCCACATAGAGAAAAATCTCTAGTGAAGACCCTTCTAGCTATCTCCTTAGTCCTATACTATTTAACATATTTATCAGTGATTTATATGGAAGCATAAATGACTGCCCATAAACACTTCAGGTGATACGCATATTAAAAGAAATGGCTACCACATTAAATAAAGTTAGGATCCAAAAGAACTCAACAAGGGGCTACATATCTAATATGATTCcatttaataaagataaatgttCAAGAGAACTCAAGGAGCTATAtctaataaagataaatataaactCTTGACCTTGGGGTCCAGAAATAATTTggacaaatataaaatgagacaatgaAGATGTTATGTAGtttgtgtgaaaaaaaaaagaactgagaatcTTAGTGGATTTAATACTGTGACACaatagaaaagatagaaacaaaatagTTGTCCTTCTATGCAAAAGAGGAATTACTTTTTCTGCCtggtcccagaaggcagaactagatGACTGTAAGGACTGACAAGACATTTCaagtgaatataaagaaaaagaaaacatggtgTAATGGAAAACATACTGATCTTGAAATCTGTAGAGATTTAGGGTCAAATGCTCCCACCAAACTTTACTTCCTTttataagcaaatcatttaaaccccTCTGAGCCTATATTCTTAATCTATATGAGGATTAAATTTGTACTCCCCATCTCTTCTGATTGTATTCAAGTGAAAAAGAGTATGAAAAGtatttacatgtatacatatataaaaatactaacaaatgataagagttattttaaagtaGAAAGACCTGCCTTGGGAGAAAGAACTTTCTTCCTCAATGGAAGTATTCAGTTAGAGGATGGATGGCCCTTTTCCAAAGATTTCTATAAAAAGTTGCTCTAGATGCCTTCTGAGGTGCCTTCTAACTAATATCATGATTCTATGAATACTCCTGGTctgagagtcaaaagacctggtttCTAGTTCTATCCTTGTAACTTGATAATAAGTCCCTTAGAatctctgagacttagtttctCTCTAAGTGGACTATTCTAAGGAAATCACTATTGACATTGTGTGAGTCTGTGACTTATAATATTTGTTACTCCACCTTTGTCCTTaggaaaacaaatggaaaagtgaATTATGTTCATGATGGACCTTGCTGTAGGGTTCTATGATGGACTCCTTCAATAAACCAAAGTATGGAAAAATGGCAgcttcatcatcttcatcatcatctgaACCACTCTTGCTCCTTAAGGTTGCCTGTAGGTGGGCTAATGTGATGATTTAGTTGCTATTTTGGGGAACATATatctttccacatctgtaaaacacACTACcttcagattttattttcaataaaaataatgctGCTGAAAGTTGGGATTCAATTGTGAAATGAAGTTTCTCCGAGTTAACATCAATCAACCACCAAATGAGAGGCAGTGTATTTTACTGAATTTGGGATCAAAAAACAAAGGTATGAATCATAACTCTTCTAGTCATTAACAAGATGAGCCTTTTTCCTTACAATTACGCCTCTGcctatctgagcctcagtttctatatctgttAGAAATGGGAATCCTAGGGACATTGGGAGGAAACCACTATGTAAACTATAGGGTTTTATAAAAAGTTGAACTATCTCTATGtaggaaggaggaaataaagggatGGGAccaataatcaaagaaaataggaaacatatcattataataatttaaaatgcttGCTTATTTGCCCTAAATTTTCAAACTCTTTGAAATCAAAGACGACTCATTGTTTTCCTTAGGGATATTGCTATGCTTCCTTATAACAGTTTAACATCAACTCATCTGTCATAAACCATTATAATTACTAAAAGGTTCACTTATTTGGAATTTGATTTACTTAATCCACTCCTCCAATGTGTCAGTGAAATAGAACACTGGCCTTTTATCATCTGGTTCCCCTAAATAATTCTGATCTTTTCATAGGATGAGAAGGCCATGATTGCCCTGGGGTAAAAATTGTTTGATATTGTTGCTAAGGAAATTTAGACTCTGATATTTACCTAAAGTCACATTATAAGTGGCAAACATAGGGAGTTCTTTTTAAGTACTAAAATTGCATATTTGtgcattctatattctaaggacTTTTCTAATTCTCTCTATAATAAAATTATAGGAGCAATGTCAACAATTTGAGAATCAGGGGAGATAAATGTTTTCTCTGAAATGGGATATTAGTTTGGCTTTACATGATTAAGAGAGTAGTCTCCAAAGTGTTTTTATCAAGTATCCCACCAAGAAAAGCACTATTGATCACGTACTCCCCTagtacatgtttatatatttactcACTTATGATTCATTTACTACTGTACAATACCACAGCACTAACAATTAATTTCATTGTAAAATTaactaaaatatacatttaaaatggtGAGATGAAgataaagtattattttatcctaaaatccaTATAGAGCTtctggagtttattgaagagGGGATTGGTGTTGTCAAACCAGTTCTTTAATgcacctatttttccatatcccatcAAGTATTtcaagcagatagcagaatggtaggaaccagaatccaacaatatgttgttgaCAAGACACACACTTGAAACATAAagacacagaattaaaataaggactggatcagaatttatttttcttccacatgaatttttaaaaagggaggagTTGCAAGCATAAtctcaaagaaaaagcaaaagaggcTTAACTGAAAGATATTATCAGGGAAAATACATTTGAGGAAAAGGTACAGTAGACAGtgaagtaatatttaaaattttacaacaattttttttctgataaaggccttgTTTCTCAGTTATgtaaagaatagagaaaaatttataagaagacgagtcattcctcagttgacaaatagtcaaaggatatgaacaggcagttttcaaaagaagaaatcaaatcaatccatagagataatatgaaaataccctaaatcattattgagtagagaaatgcaaattaaaagaactatgagGTACCCACTAAATGACAAATACTTGAGATGATAAGGGAAAATAGGTATACCAATGAATTGTCactggagctgtgaactggttcCAAAAATTCTGGAgcaaaatttggaactatgtccaaatgACTATAAAAGCATGCTTatcctttgacacagcaatatcactactagatctgtatcacaaagatatcaaaggaaaaggtaaatgacctatatgtacaaaataatgtatagcagctctttgaGTTGTAGCAAAGGCTCAGATATTGAGGATATatctatcagttgaggaatgggtgaacaaattgggATATATAAATGTGAAGGAACATTATGGAGtagaagaaatgacaaggaacacgatttcagaaaaacatgagaagacCTATATGAGTCAATGccgagtgaaatgagcagaatcaggacaCCATTAAACAgagaaacagcaatattataatgatgatctATTGGAAAGGCTCAGCTACTGAATAATGCAATGATCAAAGATAATTCAGAAGGATTCAATAAAAATTACTCTCTATCTGtacagagaaaactgatgaaccaTGAAtgttaattaaaatgtaattttctaattttattttcctcacttttGTGATTTGAATAACATGTAAATGTTTTGTATTATTTAACATGTATAATGGGCATCATGTTTCTTACCTTCAAAGAGGTTAGAGGAGAGGCTTAAAGGAGGAAGATAAGGTAgaactccatttttttaaatgttataaaagaaataatacttttgaaattataaaatatcagcCTGCCTGTTAGGTTCAGAACCCTATACTAAGCACTTAAGGGAGATGTCACAGCTATAAAACTTTTTAGAGACTCTTAAAACCAATGGAATCTGAAAAAGCATCTTAGATTGCATAATACAAAATATTGGAGCAGTAAGACACATTAGAAATAgaaggatttagagatggaagggatcctAGAGATCCTCCAGgccaaattctttattttataattggaaaaaacaaaggACTACATAGGAGAAAGGATTTTCCCAGTCACAAAAGGAGTCAGGAGAGTTGTGACCAGAAAGGAGGTCTGTTTGTTCTATTAAATCACAGTGACTTCATGAGACCTGCAGCACAAGGAGAGATCTAAGACACTTTCTATAATAGCCATAACACAGAGTAGAACTTTGTATGAACCAAGTAGTATTGGTGTATCTCTCCAGATTCAATTACTATGAGACTATGAAACTGAAGCAAGGTGGTGCCATGGAAGGGACACTAGAATTGGTCAGAAGATCAAGGGCCACATTCTAGCTCTGCCACTCACTATtacatgaccttggataagtcactaaatGTCTGTGGTCTCGATAGATCAAGTGTACTAGTTTGGCATGTTGTCACCTAGATGAATCATCTTCCAAGAGTCTTGTAAGCAATGAACACAGACTACAAATTTGCATTGTACTGATTATAGGATGCTTGTTTAatagaaaggaaagcaaagacaAGGAGACGTTTTATGAGATAAGAGCATATAACCTCAAGGACACCAGGATAAGATAAAAGTATTGCACATATAGCAGAGTTGAAGCCACCTATTGGAGTCATCCCAGAGAAAATGTATCCAACCTGCCACAAATAACTTAAAGGGACTCCTCAAAGGTGGTGCAACTTgcttaagtctttccaggatgaTCAACTCTATCACTGTTGCTTCCAACCATGACAGGGAATATGTCCTCTGCTTTGACTTTCCTATGCTTGGCTAGAGTGGCACTCTTCCCACACTGGACTCACAAGAAACATAGTGTCAACTAGGCCACCGTATGCAGATGCCCCTGGATGACTGTTCCTTTTGGAGTTTCttctttcctgattttaggcAAGATCAGGGGACTCATAACAAGGACTTTGTGAGTTCTCAAGGTCAGCTAGCACAGCTGCTCTAGCTGTATTGGTTTctctttgaaaaaatagaatattagaggCACACATTTATGAAAATGTAAAAGATAGGCTTTAATGATTAGTTGAATCAGATCTATATGTTTATTGGGACTCATTGAACAATAATTGAACTTTTTAAATATGTTTGACCATATTACACTCCCCTCTACTCAATTAACTCTAggagctccctattacctctaaaattatgtataaaattatCTGTTTTGATTTTAAAGTCCTTAATAACTTTTTTACCATTCCAATATGATACATTCTTCACCTCCAAGTTCCCTGCAATCTAAtgaaaataaatccttttttcttcctgGAACAAGTTATTCCATCACCTGACTGAACATTTTCACTCACTGTCCTAAGACCTgatattctcttcctcttatctccacctcctggattccctggatttcttcaagtctcagctaaagagTCAAacaatgagggagagagagtgtgtgtacCTGGAATCCAAagacctgattccaaatccagctttagatgcttattatttatgtgacccaaagcaagtcacttaaattctatttacctcagtttcctcaactgtaaaaatataatagaacaagTCTGATAGacgtgtgaggatcaaatgagaaaatattttttaatggttAGCACAGTTCCCGGCACATATCAGGATctataacaaaaattattctctccctccttatcttttGCAGTCTTTCCCATCCATCCTTAATCGTACTATCTTCCCCTTGAAACTACCCCCAATTTTCATACATAATATACATGTGGATATTAAGTATGTGAATAGTTATCAGTATGTTGTTTCCCCAGAAtggactgtaagttccttgagaacagagatggtaggttcctttctttgtattccccagtACTTAACTTAGCACTTGGCATatggtaaatgcttaaaaatacttGTCTTTGACTATATGCCACCAAGGACaagaattgaataggaggaaaTCTTTCTTAGTTGAATAAGTGCCAGGACATTAAATCATAAGGGATAGAGACATTTGGATGGAGAATCTTCAAGAGAAGGGTAGAAGGAAAAGCAAATATGCTAAGCTTTGTTGTTCCCTCTTGCAAAAGGACTTCAAGTACTTTGAATCCCCCCTCCTCACCTCCAACTCAGGCAAAATCCCTATCATTCTATCTTTGTCAACAATCTGTCTAAAAACGATATTCGTATTGTTAAGGTATTCCAGAATACGTGTGTGTGAGAAAGCAAGAGCAATTGCCATATATCATAGAAGTCAAAACATGAAACCTGGAAACCTGGGTAGTAGTTTCATAAGCATGCCAGGTAAGAAGAAAATGGACCTCTTTCCATAGCTCAGGATTTATGAATTCTTGAGCCTTGACAGGGTTGGTGATATTCTGGTTGggtccatgtttctctgaatgaTTAAATAACCATTAAATAACTATTTCAAGAGAAATAGACTTTATTATGAAAATGTTTCTGTCTGGGAAATGCTTTAATGGTCCCATGTCTTGGAATAATATCAAGATACAGTTTTCAATCAACAATCACAATCATGAGGAGCTTGCACATGCAACAAAGGAAGGATTGAGGACAGATGCCATCATATGGGAAGCCCAAAAAGTCAGCAGTCACCATAATAACATACACACATTTGATTTTGATAATGTCtaaggaatgagagagaaattaaatacaatgttataattttaagtttttataatctCTGATCTCAATGATAATGTCATCCTGATATACAGTTTCCAAATTGAGTGAAGATAGAGGACCACAGGACCATAAGATCATAAAATTAGACCTAAAAGGTacttcagagaagaaaaggaaggaaggaaggaacaaaggaaggaatgaaggaaggaaggaaagaaagttttATGACCCCTCAAATATACATCAGTACAGTTTACAGCCTTATGAGATAGTGAATTCTGCACAGTGGAGACCTCACTATGAATTAAGTAATATAGAAAGAAGGGCCTCATCGACAGCTAATAGTCTACATTctaatgtttcatattctcaGCCCATATCCAGTTTTAATATTCTGTAATCAAATTGTAAGTATAAGGTCAGGAATTTGAGAATCTGGGGGAAAGATATCCTCTCTCTAAGGTTAAGAAAATTATTTCCGTTTTAAACATGTTTAAATTAAGATGGtggtttcaaaaaaaattaatcaagtaCTCTATCAGTAAGATGAACATTGAGCATACAAGTCCAATAATGCTAATTTTTATTTgctaatttttaattcatttattactACATAGTACTATTGACCCAATAACTAATTACTCTATGaaacaaactaaaaataaatgtataaaatactgtggtgaagaataaaatatatttttatcctaATAGTCACAAGGAACATCCAAAGTTTATTGAGAAGGGGACTGATGATGTCAGACatattctttaggaaaatcaccagGCAGAGTTATAGAGGATGAAATAGAAAGGGGAGAGACTAGAAAACAAATGGAAGGTTATTCAATTGCTTTGCTTAAACTTCAAGTCATGACAATTGTAAGAGAAGCCTTGCACAGAAGGGGCTTTTGAAATGTGGCAGAGAGAGACACTTAAATGGCAGGAGAGGCAGTTGGAAGGAAaagcagagacttctgggaaagGAACAGGA is from Gracilinanus agilis isolate LMUSP501 chromosome 2, AgileGrace, whole genome shotgun sequence and encodes:
- the LOC123235521 gene encoding serine protease inhibitor Kazal-type 7-like; translated protein: MKIAGFLLLFALAHLCLTSDVEDENLGEEDCDYYKKFPLETISCPVEYFPVCGSDFITYGNGCHLCVANLKTNGKVNYVHDGPCCRVL